In Shewanella sp. VB17, a single genomic region encodes these proteins:
- a CDS encoding NADH:ubiquinone reductase (Na(+)-transporting) subunit B — protein sequence MSLNDFFKGIEPQFEKGGKYEKFYAIFEAAYTVFYTPGHVNKGTTHVRDNFDLKRMMIMVWACTFPAMFAGMYNVGLQAQDALAAGFATPDVWQISLFSLFGTELNASSGVPALMWYGACFFLPIYAVTFVVGGIWEVLFASVRGHEVNEGFFVTSVLFALTLPATIPLWMVALGITFGVVVAKEIFGGTGRNFLNPALAGRAFLFFAYPLSMSGDTTWVVADGYSGATALSQAAQGTLDYGFSQDWWDAFFGFIPGSVGEVSTLAILIGGAVIVYARIASWRIIAGVMLGMFAVSSLLNFVGSETNPMFAMPWYWHFVLGGFAFGMIFMATDPVSASFTNTAKWGYGILIGAMAIFIRVVNPAFPEGMMLAILFANLFAPLFDHFVVQANIKRRVARG from the coding sequence ATGAGCTTGAATGATTTTTTTAAAGGTATAGAACCTCAGTTTGAAAAGGGCGGTAAATACGAAAAGTTTTACGCCATCTTCGAAGCTGCTTATACGGTTTTTTATACCCCAGGTCATGTGAACAAGGGGACAACCCACGTTCGCGATAATTTTGACTTGAAACGCATGATGATCATGGTGTGGGCATGTACATTCCCAGCGATGTTTGCTGGTATGTATAATGTCGGTTTGCAAGCACAAGATGCGCTAGCAGCTGGCTTTGCCACACCGGATGTTTGGCAAATTAGCCTGTTCAGTCTATTTGGTACTGAATTGAACGCAAGCTCAGGTGTTCCCGCCCTAATGTGGTATGGCGCTTGTTTCTTCTTACCGATTTATGCCGTGACATTTGTTGTTGGTGGTATTTGGGAAGTCTTGTTTGCCTCGGTACGTGGTCACGAAGTTAACGAAGGTTTTTTTGTTACCTCGGTGCTTTTCGCATTAACATTACCTGCAACGATTCCTTTATGGATGGTGGCCTTAGGTATTACCTTTGGTGTGGTTGTGGCGAAAGAAATCTTTGGTGGCACAGGACGCAACTTCCTTAACCCAGCTCTGGCTGGCCGTGCTTTCCTATTCTTTGCTTACCCGCTGAGTATGTCTGGTGATACCACTTGGGTTGTCGCCGATGGCTATTCTGGTGCAACGGCATTGAGCCAAGCTGCACAAGGTACGCTTGATTATGGCTTTAGTCAGGATTGGTGGGATGCTTTCTTCGGTTTTATTCCTGGGTCTGTTGGTGAAGTATCTACCTTAGCTATTTTAATCGGTGGCGCCGTTATCGTTTATGCACGTATCGCGTCTTGGCGTATTATTGCCGGTGTGATGCTCGGTATGTTTGCGGTTTCTAGCTTGCTGAACTTCGTAGGTAGTGAGACAAATCCAATGTTTGCGATGCCTTGGTATTGGCACTTTGTCTTAGGTGGATTTGCCTTTGGCATGATATTTATGGCAACCGATCCAGTATCGGCTTCATTTACGAATACGGCTAAATGGGGATACGGAATCTTAATTGGTGCTATGGCGATATTTATTAGAGTCGTCAACCCAGCGTTTCCTGAAGGCATGATGTTGGCTATCTTATTTGCCAATTTGTTTGCTCCATTATTTGACCATTTTGTTGTTCAGGCAAATATCAAGCGGAGGGTTGCACGTGGCTAG
- a CDS encoding alpha/beta fold hydrolase yields the protein MDNNLGKNELISQYQYTSIRKDLSPTLDQLPSQTYFYYSEGDQLIDLPWFNQIRASNTELSVISTSGSGHMLPLEKPRELAEHINAWITLA from the coding sequence ATGGATAACAACCTCGGCAAAAATGAATTAATTAGCCAGTACCAATATACCTCAATAAGAAAAGATCTTTCACCAACCCTAGATCAGCTTCCATCGCAGACTTATTTTTACTATAGCGAAGGTGATCAGCTAATTGATTTACCATGGTTTAATCAAATCAGAGCATCAAACACCGAGTTATCAGTCATTTCTACATCAGGTTCTGGCCACATGCTTCCCTTAGAAAAACCACGCGAGTTAGCAGAACACATCAATGCATGGATAACATTAGCTTAA
- the luxS gene encoding S-ribosylhomocysteine lyase → MALLDSFPLGHSRMNTPAVSVAKTIKTPSGDTITVFDLRFCMPNKDTLSQHGIETLDRLYGGFMRHHLNDAHVEIIDISPMGCRTGFYMSLIGSPCKVTVADAWLVAMNDVLTVTKPVSVSNDNSNNKCCFDSLDQAQQIARAILASGISVNSNDELKLS, encoded by the coding sequence ATGGCATTACTAGATAGCTTTCCCCTTGGACATAGCCGAATGAACACTCCTGCAGTCAGTGTGGCTAAAACCATCAAAACACCATCAGGTGACACTATTACTGTGTTTGATTTGCGTTTTTGCATGCCCAATAAAGATACATTGAGTCAGCATGGGATTGAGACGTTAGATCGACTTTATGGTGGCTTTATGCGTCATCATTTAAATGATGCTCACGTTGAGATCATTGATATATCTCCCATGGGATGTCGTACTGGTTTTTACATGAGCTTGATAGGCTCACCTTGTAAAGTGACGGTGGCAGATGCATGGTTGGTGGCAATGAATGATGTGCTGACAGTGACTAAACCTGTATCAGTATCAAATGATAATTCCAACAATAAATGTTGTTTTGATTCGCTAGATCAAGCTCAACAAATTGCACGGGCAATTCTCGCATCTGGGATCAGTGTTAATAGTAATGATGAGCTGAAATTAAGTTAA
- the nqrE gene encoding NADH:ubiquinone reductase (Na(+)-transporting) subunit E, whose translation MEHYISLLIRSIFIENMALSFFLGMCTFLAVSKKVTTAMGLGVAVIVVLAISVPVNQIIYQGLLAPGALSWAGAPEADLSFLKFITFIGVIAALVQILEMVLDKYFPPLYNALGIFLPLITVNCAIFGAVSFMVERDYNLTESFVFGVGSGIGWALAVVLLAGIREKMKYADVPNGLRGLGITFVTAGLMALGFMSFSGVSL comes from the coding sequence ATGGAACATTATATAAGTTTGCTAATTCGCTCTATTTTTATCGAAAACATGGCATTGTCCTTTTTCCTTGGAATGTGTACTTTTCTTGCTGTATCGAAGAAAGTCACTACCGCCATGGGGCTCGGTGTCGCCGTTATCGTCGTATTGGCGATTTCTGTACCTGTTAACCAGATAATTTATCAGGGGCTACTAGCACCGGGTGCTTTATCATGGGCTGGTGCACCTGAAGCTGATTTGAGCTTTTTGAAGTTCATTACCTTTATTGGTGTGATCGCAGCACTGGTTCAAATTCTTGAAATGGTACTCGATAAATATTTTCCGCCGTTATATAACGCATTGGGGATCTTCCTACCGTTAATCACTGTTAACTGTGCCATTTTTGGTGCGGTTTCTTTCATGGTTGAACGTGATTACAACCTAACTGAAAGCTTTGTTTTTGGCGTAGGTTCAGGTATTGGTTGGGCACTAGCGGTTGTGTTGTTAGCGGGTATTCGTGAAAAAATGAAATATGCTGATGTACCTAATGGACTACGTGGCTTAGGTATTACCTTTGTTACTGCAGGTCTGATGGCATTAGGTTTCATGTCGTTTTCTGGTGTGTCCCTATAA
- a CDS encoding Na(+)-translocating NADH-quinone reductase subunit A, which yields MITIKKGLDLPLVGGPEQVIHNGPAIKRVATLGEEYIGLRPTMKIKVGDKVKKGQIIFEDKKNLGVMYTASASGTVVEINRGAQRVLQSVVIEVEGNECVSFAKYDAAKLTSLDPQLVRHNLIESGLWTALRTRPFSKAPAVESTAAGIFVTAIDTQPLAANPEVVIGEHKDDFANGLKLLARLTEGKVYLCKAPGADIPSANAQVEEFAGLHPAGLPGTHIHFLLSASANRTVWHVGYQDVIAIGQLFTTGELNSQRVVAVAGPKATKPRLVRTQLGASTTELTAGEVSDGDVRIISGSVLSGRKAVGPTAYLGRFHQQISCLEEGREQEFLGWAMPGGDKFSITRAFLGHLSPSRLFNMTTSTGGSDRAMVPIGNYERVMPLDILPTMLLRDLVSGDFDGAVTLGALELDEEDLALCTFVCPGKYDYATYLRDCLDTIVREG from the coding sequence ATGATTACAATAAAGAAAGGATTGGACCTGCCCTTAGTCGGTGGGCCAGAGCAAGTCATACATAATGGCCCAGCCATTAAACGTGTAGCTACTTTGGGTGAAGAGTATATTGGCTTACGCCCCACGATGAAAATTAAAGTGGGCGATAAAGTTAAAAAAGGTCAAATTATCTTTGAAGATAAAAAAAACCTTGGTGTGATGTATACGGCTTCAGCCAGCGGTACAGTAGTTGAAATTAATCGGGGAGCACAACGTGTTCTTCAGTCGGTTGTCATCGAAGTGGAAGGCAATGAGTGTGTGTCTTTCGCTAAATATGACGCTGCAAAATTAACGTCATTGGACCCGCAGTTAGTTCGCCATAACTTGATAGAATCAGGTTTATGGACTGCCTTGCGTACTCGTCCTTTTAGTAAAGCCCCAGCCGTAGAGTCTACCGCTGCCGGCATCTTCGTGACTGCAATAGATACCCAACCTCTTGCTGCTAACCCTGAAGTGGTTATCGGTGAACATAAAGACGATTTTGCCAATGGCCTTAAGCTACTTGCAAGATTGACTGAAGGTAAGGTGTATTTGTGTAAGGCGCCTGGCGCTGATATACCGAGTGCTAATGCGCAAGTCGAAGAGTTTGCAGGCTTACATCCAGCAGGTTTACCTGGTACGCATATTCATTTCCTATTATCTGCATCAGCAAACAGAACTGTTTGGCATGTGGGTTATCAAGACGTGATAGCGATAGGTCAATTGTTTACTACCGGTGAACTCAACTCACAGCGAGTCGTAGCAGTTGCTGGCCCTAAGGCTACCAAACCAAGATTAGTGCGTACTCAATTGGGTGCATCAACGACAGAATTAACTGCCGGCGAAGTGTCTGATGGTGATGTGCGTATCATTTCAGGTTCTGTGCTAAGCGGTCGTAAAGCTGTAGGACCCACTGCTTACCTAGGCCGTTTCCATCAGCAAATATCTTGCCTTGAAGAGGGAAGAGAACAAGAGTTTCTCGGTTGGGCTATGCCTGGCGGTGATAAGTTCTCTATTACGCGTGCTTTTCTAGGTCACTTGTCACCTTCTCGTCTATTTAATATGACGACAAGCACAGGTGGATCAGATAGAGCGATGGTGCCTATTGGTAACTATGAACGTGTCATGCCGCTGGATATTCTTCCAACGATGTTGCTGCGAGATCTTGTCTCTGGTGATTTTGATGGTGCCGTTACATTAGGTGCACTTGAGTTGGATGAAGAAGATTTGGCACTGTGTACTTTCGTATGTCCTGGTAAGTATGATTATGCTACTTATCTTCGTGACTGTTTAGATACGATCGTGAGGGAAGGCTAA
- the nqrM gene encoding (Na+)-NQR maturation NqrM, whose amino-acid sequence MGTFIAAFVVLLLFFLLMSIGYIVKRTAVAGSCGGLGTLGIDKACDCDDPCESRKTKILAEEARHERLSKQRIL is encoded by the coding sequence ATGGGTACATTTATAGCGGCTTTTGTCGTGTTATTGCTGTTTTTTCTATTGATGTCGATAGGCTATATTGTAAAACGTACCGCAGTTGCGGGAAGTTGCGGTGGTTTAGGTACTCTCGGTATTGATAAAGCGTGTGATTGTGACGATCCATGTGAAAGTCGTAAAACTAAAATACTTGCCGAAGAGGCAAGGCATGAGAGGCTAAGCAAGCAGCGTATTCTTTAA
- a CDS encoding BolA family transcriptional regulator produces MSVEQLITEKLIAALSPSHLEVINESHNHHVPPNSETHFKVIITSAAFDGKRLIGRHRAVNDVLTDEFANGLHALSMHTYSPDEWAAQVAVPASPKCAGSE; encoded by the coding sequence ATGTCAGTAGAGCAGCTTATTACCGAAAAACTTATCGCGGCATTGTCTCCTAGTCACTTAGAAGTGATCAATGAAAGTCATAACCACCATGTGCCGCCAAATTCAGAAACACATTTTAAGGTGATCATTACCAGTGCAGCTTTTGACGGTAAGCGTTTAATCGGCAGGCATCGTGCGGTTAACGATGTTCTTACAGATGAATTTGCTAATGGTTTACATGCTCTGTCCATGCACACGTATTCTCCCGATGAATGGGCAGCGCAAGTTGCTGTACCTGCATCACCTAAATGTGCAGGTTCAGAGTAG
- the nqrF gene encoding NADH:ubiquinone reductase (Na(+)-transporting) subunit F — protein MDILKSTPLEVYLGVSMFTVIVLVLVLIILFAKSKLVNNGNITIGINDDPAKGISLPAGGKLLGALAEQGIFISSACGGGGTCGQCKVQVKSGGGDILPTELGHISKGEAREGCRLSCQVSVKTNMEIELEEEIFGVKKWECTVISNDNKATFIKELKLQIPDGDSVPFRAGGYIQIQAPAHHVKYADYDIPAEYRGDWDHFGFFKLESKVDDETIRAYSMANYPEEEGIIMLNVRIASPPPRNLTLPCGKMSSYIFSLNAGDKVTISGPFGEFFAKETDNEMVFVGGGAGMAPMRSHIFDQLKRLNTNRKMSFWYGARSKREMFYVEDFDGLAADNENFDWHVALSDPQPEDDWEGKTGFIHNVLYESYLRDHEAPEDCEYYMCGPPMMNAAVIGMLKELGVEDENILLDDFGG, from the coding sequence ATGGATATTCTTAAATCTACTCCACTCGAGGTTTATCTCGGTGTGAGTATGTTTACTGTCATTGTGTTAGTTTTAGTACTGATTATTTTATTCGCTAAATCTAAACTAGTGAACAACGGTAACATTACAATTGGCATCAATGACGATCCTGCTAAAGGGATTAGTTTACCTGCTGGCGGTAAGTTACTGGGTGCACTGGCTGAACAAGGTATTTTTATATCGAGCGCCTGTGGCGGTGGTGGTACCTGTGGTCAGTGTAAAGTACAAGTTAAATCTGGTGGTGGCGATATTTTACCAACAGAGCTTGGGCATATTAGTAAAGGTGAGGCTCGTGAGGGTTGTCGTTTATCTTGTCAGGTAAGCGTAAAAACCAATATGGAAATTGAGCTCGAAGAGGAAATCTTCGGCGTGAAGAAGTGGGAATGTACTGTTATCTCTAATGATAACAAAGCCACCTTCATTAAAGAGCTTAAGCTTCAAATTCCTGATGGTGATTCGGTGCCGTTTCGTGCTGGTGGTTATATTCAAATTCAGGCCCCTGCGCATCACGTTAAATATGCAGACTATGATATTCCTGCTGAGTACCGTGGCGATTGGGATCATTTCGGTTTCTTTAAGCTTGAGTCTAAGGTTGATGACGAAACCATCCGTGCATATTCAATGGCGAACTATCCTGAAGAGGAAGGTATCATCATGCTTAATGTGCGTATTGCTTCACCACCACCGCGTAATCTCACGCTACCTTGCGGCAAGATGTCTTCTTACATCTTTAGTTTAAACGCGGGTGATAAAGTGACTATTTCTGGTCCATTTGGTGAGTTTTTCGCGAAAGAGACTGATAATGAAATGGTGTTTGTTGGCGGTGGTGCTGGTATGGCTCCTATGCGTTCACATATCTTCGATCAGCTTAAGCGTCTTAATACTAATCGTAAGATGAGTTTTTGGTATGGGGCACGTTCTAAGCGCGAAATGTTCTATGTTGAAGATTTTGATGGTCTAGCGGCTGACAATGAAAACTTTGACTGGCACGTTGCTTTATCAGATCCTCAACCAGAGGATGATTGGGAAGGTAAAACAGGTTTCATTCATAATGTCCTTTATGAAAGCTACTTACGTGATCATGAAGCGCCAGAAGATTGTGAGTACTACATGTGTGGTCCTCCAATGATGAATGCGGCCGTTATTGGTATGCTGAAAGAGCTCGGTGTTGAAGATGAAAATATCTTACTCGATGATTTTGGTGGCTAA
- a CDS encoding FAD:protein FMN transferase yields MKKTLANWLALIWLAFFVSACSQPVETLSLSGHTMGTTYHIKVVPNASLPKANVLQAEIDLALEKVNDQMSTYRLDSELSRFNSAGLSEPITVSADTMTVINQAIHLYHITDGALDITLGPLVNLWGFGPDKRPTHIPSKAEIAEAKARTGIEYLRVDGHTLMKEKSDLYVDLSSIAKGFGVDIVAALLAQYHVTGYLVEVGGELSVFGKKMDGSAWHVAIEQPEMDDREIQQVIAPGDMAIATSGDYRNYYEEDGRQFSHLIDPRTGFPINHRLASVTVLHQQSMVADGYATAMMVLGTQASLALAKRENLAIMLIEKQDSGFKVYYSDAFRPFLDE; encoded by the coding sequence ATGAAAAAGACCTTAGCAAACTGGCTAGCCCTTATATGGTTAGCCTTTTTTGTTTCTGCATGTTCTCAACCTGTTGAAACACTTTCCCTTTCAGGTCACACCATGGGCACCACTTACCACATTAAAGTGGTGCCGAATGCGTCGCTACCAAAGGCAAATGTACTCCAAGCTGAAATTGATCTTGCACTGGAAAAAGTCAATGATCAAATGTCGACCTATCGTTTAGACTCAGAATTGTCTCGGTTTAACTCAGCGGGGTTAAGTGAGCCGATCACAGTATCAGCGGATACGATGACGGTCATAAACCAAGCCATTCATCTTTATCACATCACAGATGGTGCGCTAGACATTACCTTAGGTCCCTTGGTCAATTTGTGGGGGTTTGGTCCTGACAAACGTCCGACGCATATTCCATCAAAAGCAGAAATTGCTGAGGCCAAAGCCCGCACGGGGATAGAATATCTGCGTGTGGATGGTCATACCTTAATGAAAGAAAAGAGTGATCTTTATGTCGATTTATCCTCTATTGCTAAAGGTTTTGGTGTCGATATTGTCGCGGCACTCTTAGCGCAATATCATGTCACTGGTTACTTAGTCGAAGTCGGTGGCGAGCTCAGTGTTTTTGGTAAAAAAATGGATGGCTCAGCTTGGCATGTTGCCATAGAACAGCCTGAGATGGACGATCGTGAAATACAGCAAGTTATCGCACCAGGGGATATGGCCATTGCTACGTCTGGTGATTACCGTAATTATTATGAAGAAGACGGTCGCCAGTTTTCACACCTTATTGATCCACGTACCGGTTTCCCCATCAACCATCGCTTGGCTTCGGTGACGGTACTGCATCAGCAATCTATGGTTGCTGATGGTTACGCCACAGCCATGATGGTGTTGGGAACCCAAGCTTCTCTAGCGCTTGCTAAGCGTGAAAATTTAGCCATTATGTTAATAGAAAAACAAGACTCGGGCTTCAAGGTTTATTACAGTGATGCTTTTAGACCATTTTTAGATGAATAA
- the bfr gene encoding bacterioferritin, with protein MKGDKEVIDTLNQLLTGELSAMDQYFVHGLMYEDWGLNELHQRISHESDDEREHAKKLVQRILFLEGTPDVASREALNIGKNTQDMLKSDLNYEYYVADNLRKAITLCEKKKDYQTREILEVLLDDTESDHMHWLEKQLGLIDKIGLQNYLQSKM; from the coding sequence ATGAAAGGTGATAAAGAGGTTATCGATACACTCAATCAGCTGTTGACCGGTGAATTATCGGCAATGGATCAATATTTTGTCCATGGGTTGATGTATGAAGATTGGGGCTTAAATGAGTTGCATCAACGTATCTCTCATGAGTCAGATGATGAGCGAGAGCATGCAAAAAAATTAGTGCAACGTATCTTGTTTTTAGAAGGCACACCAGATGTGGCCAGTCGTGAAGCACTGAACATAGGCAAGAATACTCAGGATATGCTCAAAAGTGATCTTAATTATGAGTATTACGTTGCCGATAACCTGCGTAAGGCGATTACCCTATGCGAGAAGAAAAAAGATTATCAGACCCGTGAGATCTTAGAGGTGTTACTGGATGACACTGAATCAGATCACATGCATTGGCTTGAAAAGCAATTGGGTTTAATTGATAAAATTGGATTGCAGAACTACTTACAATCCAAGATGTGA
- a CDS encoding GGDEF domain-containing protein: protein MSKKPQAVLESIVQMTDQRQLDSLAESLVSTVMQMVKVEQVKILAVDPYLDRHAAANQLSLQADVSACHVFHECLKTHAVAQVSTPLGEPKTREQIAIPIMLKDSVVMILWVTSEHLCAQDIQMLIGFSKVYENFQSMVIESETDPLTGLLNRKAFLPRLMKVTQALRKAAIDGVIEPEKYQPSLQSHWLCIFDIDKFKLINDTFGHLYGDEILLDMVKVMKATFNEHDSIFRFGGDEFVVLMSKRTKADMLTLCEDFSHKLSINHGREVNVTISMGIIEVNSVEEPSELLIKADKALYHIKETGRNRVGLYEDLVADGSIIPLTIEDDIELF, encoded by the coding sequence ATGAGTAAAAAACCGCAAGCGGTTTTAGAATCGATAGTCCAAATGACTGATCAGCGTCAATTGGATTCGTTGGCAGAAAGTTTAGTGTCAACCGTCATGCAGATGGTCAAGGTTGAGCAGGTAAAAATACTAGCGGTAGATCCCTATCTTGATCGCCATGCTGCCGCGAATCAATTAAGCTTACAGGCTGATGTAAGCGCCTGTCATGTATTCCACGAATGCCTAAAAACCCATGCGGTGGCTCAAGTATCGACTCCTTTAGGTGAACCCAAAACGCGTGAACAAATCGCGATCCCCATTATGTTAAAAGACAGCGTGGTGATGATTTTATGGGTCACCAGTGAACATCTTTGTGCACAAGATATTCAAATGCTGATTGGTTTTTCGAAAGTGTATGAGAACTTTCAGTCTATGGTGATTGAGAGTGAAACCGATCCGTTAACTGGGTTGCTAAATAGAAAAGCCTTTCTGCCTCGATTAATGAAAGTGACTCAAGCGTTAAGAAAAGCTGCGATTGATGGGGTTATCGAACCAGAAAAATACCAGCCAAGTTTACAAAGTCACTGGCTGTGTATTTTTGATATCGATAAATTTAAATTGATTAACGACACCTTTGGCCATCTCTATGGTGATGAAATATTGCTTGATATGGTGAAGGTAATGAAAGCCACTTTCAACGAACACGACAGCATATTTAGGTTTGGCGGTGATGAGTTTGTGGTGTTAATGTCAAAACGCACTAAAGCTGATATGTTGACCCTGTGCGAAGACTTTTCTCACAAATTGTCTATTAATCATGGTCGTGAAGTCAACGTGACCATCTCGATGGGGATCATCGAAGTCAATAGTGTTGAAGAGCCCAGCGAACTGCTGATAAAAGCGGATAAAGCCTTGTATCATATTAAAGAAACCGGCCGTAATCGAGTGGGGCTGTACGAAGATTTAGTCGCCGACGGCTCAATTATCCCGTTAACGATAGAAGATGATATCGAGCTGTTTTAA
- a CDS encoding NADH:ubiquinone reductase (Na(+)-transporting) subunit D, which translates to MANAKELKQVLAGPIVSNNPIALQVLGVCSALAVTSKLETALVMTIALTAVTALSNLFISMLRNHIPSSVRIIVQMTIIASLVIVVDQFLQAYAYDISKQLSVFVGLIITNCIVMGRAEAYAMKTPPMMSFMDGIGNGLGYGVILMSVGFFRELFGNGSLFGIEILSKISDGGWYQPNGLLLLPPSAFFLIGALIWIIRTVKPDQVEAKG; encoded by the coding sequence ATGGCTAATGCTAAAGAACTCAAGCAGGTTTTAGCTGGACCGATAGTGAGCAACAACCCAATAGCACTGCAAGTGCTGGGTGTTTGTAGTGCGCTTGCGGTAACCAGTAAGTTAGAAACTGCATTGGTAATGACGATTGCGCTTACTGCAGTAACGGCTTTATCTAACTTGTTTATCTCTATGCTTCGTAACCACATTCCAAGCAGTGTACGTATTATCGTTCAGATGACGATCATTGCATCACTGGTGATCGTGGTTGATCAATTTCTGCAAGCTTACGCTTATGATATTTCTAAGCAGCTGTCGGTATTTGTTGGGTTGATTATTACTAACTGTATCGTCATGGGCCGTGCTGAAGCTTACGCAATGAAAACACCCCCAATGATGAGTTTCATGGATGGGATCGGTAATGGCTTAGGCTATGGTGTTATCTTGATGTCGGTTGGTTTTTTCCGCGAGCTTTTTGGAAATGGTTCATTATTTGGCATTGAAATCTTAAGCAAGATTTCAGATGGCGGATGGTATCAGCCAAATGGTCTGTTATTACTGCCGCCAAGTGCGTTTTTCTTGATTGGTGCATTGATCTGGATTATTCGTACGGTTAAGCCTGATCAAGTCGAAGCAAAAGGGTAA
- a CDS encoding Na(+)-translocating NADH-quinone reductase subunit C translates to MASNKDSFGRTLFVVVGLCFICSVLVSATAVLLRPTQIENKLLDKQKYILEAAGLLNPKEAPLAKTEVLAIYNKFVVAKLVDLKTGAWVEGKADLFDADKEARDVKNSFKPNNDIASVKRVANTAVVYVVNDEQGKLKTLILPIKGYGLWSTMYAFLAVDPDVNTIQSLVYYSFTGSGETPGLGGEVQNPKWMEKWHGKKLYDDKGQLAISVTKIPSIAASIHGVDALSGATLTSNGVQYSLEFWLGEEGFAHFIEKFRHGGLS, encoded by the coding sequence GTGGCTAGTAATAAAGATTCGTTCGGTAGAACCCTGTTTGTTGTTGTTGGTTTATGTTTTATCTGCTCAGTATTGGTATCAGCCACTGCGGTATTGTTGAGACCGACTCAGATAGAGAATAAACTGCTCGATAAGCAAAAATATATTCTTGAAGCGGCAGGTTTGCTTAATCCAAAAGAAGCCCCTTTAGCGAAAACTGAAGTGTTAGCAATATACAATAAATTTGTTGTTGCTAAGCTGGTAGATCTTAAAACCGGTGCATGGGTTGAAGGTAAGGCAGACCTGTTTGATGCAGACAAAGAAGCACGTGATGTCAAAAACTCATTTAAACCCAACAACGATATTGCCTCGGTTAAACGTGTTGCTAATACAGCCGTTGTCTATGTCGTTAATGATGAGCAAGGCAAACTAAAGACATTGATCTTACCTATTAAAGGTTACGGTCTATGGTCTACTATGTATGCATTTTTGGCTGTTGATCCTGACGTTAATACGATTCAGAGTTTAGTTTATTACTCTTTTACCGGTTCAGGTGAAACACCTGGTCTTGGTGGTGAAGTTCAAAATCCTAAATGGATGGAGAAATGGCACGGTAAGAAACTGTATGATGATAAAGGTCAATTAGCGATCAGCGTGACTAAAATTCCGAGTATTGCAGCATCAATACACGGTGTTGATGCGCTTTCTGGTGCAACCTTGACCAGTAATGGTGTGCAATATTCATTGGAGTTTTGGTTAGGTGAGGAAGGATTTGCTCATTTTATCGAGAAGTTTCGTCATGGAGGGTTGAGCTAA
- the bfr gene encoding bacterioferritin → MKGQPKVVSQLNKVLTFELTAINQYFLHARMFKNWGLESLDKVEYKKSIQDMKHADKLIERVLFLEGLPNLQMLQRLRIGEHSEEMLSCDKEMLEEQLVLLRGSIELCETERDYVSRDMLEDILEDEEEHLDWLEAQQELINLTGIQNYLQSKMDK, encoded by the coding sequence ATGAAAGGCCAACCTAAGGTAGTGAGTCAGCTGAATAAGGTACTTACCTTTGAGCTGACAGCAATAAACCAGTACTTCCTTCACGCCAGAATGTTTAAAAATTGGGGGCTGGAGTCACTCGATAAAGTCGAATACAAAAAATCCATTCAGGACATGAAGCATGCTGATAAATTAATTGAGCGAGTGCTGTTTCTTGAAGGTTTGCCTAATTTACAAATGTTACAAAGATTACGCATAGGCGAACACAGTGAAGAAATGCTCAGCTGCGACAAAGAGATGTTGGAGGAACAACTGGTGTTACTGCGTGGCTCCATTGAGTTATGCGAAACTGAGCGAGATTATGTTAGCCGAGATATGCTGGAAGATATTCTTGAAGATGAAGAAGAGCACCTAGATTGGCTTGAGGCTCAGCAAGAGTTAATTAACCTGACAGGTATTCAAAATTACTTACAATCAAAAATGGACAAATAA